In the genome of Taurinivorans muris, one region contains:
- the icd gene encoding NADP-dependent isocitrate dehydrogenase, with protein MQHTIYWIEGDGIGADIWKAAKPVIDAAVECAYHGQEELIWKELLAGEKAYKETGQYLPEQTLEALKSARVAIKGPLATPVGTGIRSLTVALRQTFDLYACIRPVKWYEGIIAAVRHPEKVNMTIFRENTEDVYSGIEFASNTDEAKKLINFLNQNFNKNIKSECAIGIKPMTEYGCKRLVRRAVQYAVKNNLPSVTLVHKGNIMKFTEGAFQKWGYEVAKEEFADCTITEKEVREGADPQNKIIIKDRIADAMFQEALIRPEEYSVIATTNLNGDYLSDALAAQVGGLGMAPGVNMSDSLAIFEATHGTAPTVAGKDVANPCSLLLSSAMLLEHIGLDRAGTAIQKAIQNCIDKKIVTQDLAKEIENAETVSCSSFGKLLTAEIRQMSF; from the coding sequence ATGCAACATACGATTTATTGGATTGAGGGCGACGGCATTGGCGCGGATATTTGGAAAGCCGCAAAGCCGGTAATAGACGCAGCTGTCGAATGCGCTTATCACGGACAGGAAGAACTTATTTGGAAAGAACTTTTGGCAGGCGAAAAAGCTTATAAGGAAACCGGTCAATATTTGCCGGAACAAACCTTGGAAGCATTGAAATCCGCCCGTGTCGCCATAAAAGGACCGCTCGCGACACCGGTCGGAACCGGCATAAGAAGCCTCACTGTCGCTTTGCGTCAGACCTTTGATTTATACGCCTGCATACGGCCTGTGAAATGGTATGAAGGCATAATTGCCGCTGTCCGCCATCCTGAAAAGGTGAATATGACCATTTTTCGTGAAAACACGGAAGACGTTTATTCCGGCATTGAATTCGCCTCCAACACCGATGAAGCAAAAAAACTGATAAATTTCTTAAATCAAAACTTTAACAAAAACATTAAAAGCGAATGCGCCATCGGCATAAAACCGATGACGGAATACGGCTGCAAACGTCTTGTGCGCAGGGCTGTCCAGTATGCTGTAAAAAACAATCTTCCCAGCGTAACCCTTGTGCATAAAGGCAATATCATGAAATTCACGGAAGGCGCCTTTCAAAAATGGGGCTATGAAGTGGCGAAAGAGGAATTTGCAGACTGCACGATTACGGAAAAAGAAGTACGTGAAGGAGCTGACCCGCAAAATAAAATCATCATTAAAGACAGAATTGCCGATGCGATGTTCCAAGAAGCGCTTATCCGTCCGGAAGAATACAGCGTCATCGCAACCACAAATTTAAACGGCGATTATCTGTCCGATGCCTTGGCGGCGCAAGTGGGAGGGCTCGGCATGGCTCCGGGTGTGAACATGTCTGACAGTTTGGCAATTTTTGAAGCGACACACGGCACCGCTCCGACCGTTGCGGGAAAAGATGTCGCCAATCCGTGCAGTCTGCTTCTTTCTTCCGCCATGCTTTTGGAGCATATCGGACTTGACAGAGCCGGCACGGCAATTCAAAAAGCCATACAGAACTGCATAGATAAAAAAATCGTAACCCAAGACCTGGCAAAAGAAATCGAAAACGCCGAAACGGTTTCCTGTTCTTCTTTCGGAAAATTGCTGACCGCAGAAATACGGCAAATGTCTTTCTGA
- a CDS encoding FmdB family zinc ribbon protein, translated as MPMFDFLCPKCQHKFEELVFGDEKAVCPQCGEKDIEKLVSAPSPLKTGAFPFKVGPVHSRVAMNKNLAKPVCSGACSGSVSNE; from the coding sequence ATGCCAATGTTCGATTTTCTTTGTCCTAAGTGTCAGCATAAATTTGAGGAGTTGGTTTTTGGAGATGAAAAGGCAGTTTGTCCGCAATGCGGCGAAAAAGACATTGAAAAATTGGTAAGCGCCCCAAGTCCATTAAAAACAGGAGCTTTTCCTTTTAAAGTAGGTCCTGTGCACTCACGCGTCGCCATGAATAAGAATCTGGCGAAACCCGTATGCAGCGGAGCTTGTTCCGGTTCCGTTTCCAATGAGTGA